Proteins from a single region of Punica granatum isolate Tunisia-2019 chromosome 8, ASM765513v2, whole genome shotgun sequence:
- the LOC116187688 gene encoding long chain acyl-CoA synthetase 8, which translates to MMGEPRGSSDAIPLLERLGFDQYFPVGKSHGPYGTLGAVLLALFIPVLLSSMFMGKKKTKQRGVPVQVGGEPGYAVRNMRFSELIEVPWKGATTMASLFEQSCRKHSQQKFLGTRKLISKEFVTASDGRKFEKLHLGDYNWITYGETFDRACNFASGLVRLGHNVDSRAAIFSDSHAEWFIALQGCFRQNVTVVTIYASLGEDALVHSLNETQVSTLICESKQLKKLGAIQSKLTTIQNVIYFDDNETDTDSGLSGIWTVKSFTEVERLGKENPVPPSIPSKNGIAVIMYTSGSTGLPKGVMITHGNMVATAAGVITVIPKLDSNDIYMAYLPLAHIFELAAESVMLTVGCAIGYGSALTLTDTSSKIKKGTQGDVSALKPSLLTAVPAILDRVRDGVLKKVKEKGSLVKSLFNIGYKRRLAAVEGSFFGAWGLEKMFWDCIVFNKIRTVLGGNIRFMLCGGAPLSGETQRFINVCIGAPIGQGYGLTETCAGAAFTEWDDTSVGRVGPPLPCSYIKLVSWEQGGYTVSDKPMPRGEIVVGGSSVTAGYFNNDAKTKELYKVDERGMCWFYTGDIGQFHPDGCLEIIDRKKDIVKLQHGEYISLGKVEAALMSSGYVDNVMVHADPFYNYCVALVVPVHQMLEKWARDVGVKYNDFPELCNKPEAVAEVQKSLSEVARAAKLDKFEVPAKIRLLPEQWTPESGLVTAALKLKREQIKAKFKDELQKLYE; encoded by the exons ATGATGGGAGAGCCAAGAGGAAGTTCTGATGCAATACCATTATTGGAAAGACTCGGGTTTGATCAATACTTTCCAGTTGGGAAAAGCCATGGACCCTATGGAACTTTGGGTGCTGTTCTTTTGGCATTGTTCATACCTGTTTTGCTTTCCTCGATGTTCATGGgtaagaagaaaacaaaacaaagagGTGTCCCAGTACAAGTTGGTGGTGAGCCGGGTTATGCTGTACGGAATATGAGATTCAGTGAGTTGATTGAAGTGCCTTGGAAAGGTGCCACGACCATGGCTTCACTATTTGAGCAATCCTGCAGAAAGCATTCCCAGCAAAAATTTCTTGGGACCAGAAAGCTTATAAGTAAAGAATTCGTCACTGCCAGTGATGGTAGAAAGTTTGAGAAATTGCATTTGGGAGATTATAATTGGATCACTTATGGGGAGACATTTGATCGTGCTTGCAATTTCGCCTCCGGCCTTGTCAGATTGGGCCATAATGTGGACAGTCGTGCTGCCATTTTTTCAGATTCTCATGCAGAGTGGTTCATTGCCTTGCAG GGTTGCTTCCGGCAGAATGTTACTGTTGTTACCATCTATGCTTCTTTAGGAGAGGATGCCCTTGTCCACTCCCTTAATGAG ACTCAAGTATCAACCTTGATTTGCGAGTCCAAGCAGCTGAAGAAGCTGGGCGCAATACAATCCAAACTAACGACAATTCAGAATGTTATTTACTTTGATGACAATGAAACAGATACTGATTCTGGATTATCTGGAATCTGGACTGTGAAATCATTCACTGAAGTAGAGAGACTCGGAAAGGAAAACCCGGTTCCCCCTAGCATACCATCTAAGAATGGTATTGCTGTTATAATGTACACAAGCGGCAGCACAGGTCTTCCAAAG GGAGTAATGATTACCCATGGTAACATGGTGGCAACTGCTGCTGGAGTTATCACTGTGATCCCAAAGCTGGACAGTAATGACATTTATATGGCATATTTGCCCCTTGCCCATATTTTTGAACTGGCGGCTGAG TCTGTGATGCTAACTGTAGGCTGTGCCATCGGATATGGATCAGCTTTGACTTTAACAGATACCtctagtaaaataaaaaagggtaCTCAAGGAGATGTCTCTGCTCTTAAGCCATCTCTCCTGACTGCTGTTCCAGCTATTCTGGATCGAGTTAGAGATGGAGTGCTGAAAAAG GTTAAAGAGAAGGGTAGTTTAGTTAAAAGCCTTTTTAACATTGGATATAAGCGCCGATTGGCCGCGGTAGAAGGAAGTTTCTTTGGCGCTTGGGGACTGGAAAAAATGTTCTGGGACTGCATTGTTTTCAATAAAATCCGCACTGTGCTAGGAGGAAATATCAGGTTTATGCTATGTGGTGGAGCCCCTTTATCTGGAGAGACACAGCGATTTATCAACGTCTGCATTGG GGCTCCTATAGGGCAAGGTTATGGATTGACGGAAACATGTGCTGGAGCTGCTTTTACTGAGTGGGACGACACTAGTGTGGGTCGTGTAGGGCCACCACTTCCATGTAGCTACATTAAG CTTGTTTCATGGGAACAAGGTGGATACACAGTATCAGACAAGCCAATGCCTCGTGGAGAAATTGTTGTAGGGGGATCCAGTGTAACCGCTGGTTACTTCAATAATGATGCAAAAACTAAGGAGTTGTATAAG GTCGATGAGAGGGGCATGTGCTGGTTTTACACAGGTGATATTGGGCAATTCCATCCCGATGGTTGCCTTGAAATTATTGATCGAAAGAAAGACATTGTAAAACTCCAGCACGGAGAGTATATATCTCTCGGAAAG GTCGAGGCCGCATTAATGTCAAGTGGTTATGTTGATAATGTAATGGTGCATGCGGATCCATTCTACAACTATTGCGTAGCTTTAGTTGTTCCTGTTCATCAGATGCTTGAGAAGTGGGCTCGTGATGTTGGTGTCAAATATAACGATTTTCCTGAGCTCTGCAACAAACCTGAAGCTGTGGCTGAGGTTCAGAAATCCCTCTCCGAG GTTGCAAGAGCTGCGAAGCTCGACAAGTTTGAGGTCCCCGCAAAGATAAGGCTGCTTCCCGAGCAGTGGACGCCTGAATCAGGATTGGTAACTGCTGCTCTTAAGCTCAAGAGAGAACAGATTAAAGCCAAGTTCAAGGACGAGCTTCAGAAACTATATGAATGA